Proteins from a genomic interval of Mustela lutreola isolate mMusLut2 chromosome 4, mMusLut2.pri, whole genome shotgun sequence:
- the NXPH1 gene encoding neurexophilin-1, translated as MQAACWYVLLLLQPAVYLVTCANLTNGGKSELLKSGSSKSTLKHIWTESSKDLSISRLLSQTFRGKENDTDLDLRYDTPEPYSEQDLWDWLRNSTDLQEPRPRAKRRPIVKTGKFKKMFGWGDFHSNIKTVKLNLLITGKIVDHGNGTFSVYFRHNSTGQGNVSVSLVPPTKIVEFDLAQQTVIDAKDSKSFNCRIEYEKVDKATKNTLCNYDPSKTCYQEQTQSHVSWLCSKPFKVICIYISFYSTDYKLVQKVCPDYNYHSDTPYFPSG; from the coding sequence GTCACATGTGCCAATTTAACGAATGGTGGAAAGTCAGAACTTCTAAAATCAGGAAGCAGCAAATCCACACTAAAGCACATATGGACAGAAAGCAGCAAAGACTTGTCTATCAGCCGACTCCTGTCACAGACTTTTCGTGGCAAAGAAAATGATACAGATTTAGACCTGCGATATGACACCCCAGAACCTTATTCTGAGCAAGACCTTTGGGACTGGCTGAGGAACTCCACAGACCTTCAAGAGCCTCGGCCCAGGGCCAAGCGAAGGCCCATTGTTAAGACGGGCAAGTTTAAGAAAATGTTTGGATGGGGTGATTTTCATTCCAACATCAAAACAGTGAAGCTAAACCTGTTGATAACTGGGAAAATTGTAGATCACGGCAATGGGACATTTAGTGTTTATTTCAGGCATAATTCCACTGGTCAAGGGAATGTGTCTGTCAGCTTGGTGCCCCCTACAAAAATAGTGGAATTCGACTTGGCACAACAAACCGTGATTGATGCCAAAGATTCCAAGTCCTTTAACTGTCGCATTGAGTATGAAAAGGTTGACAAGGCTACCAAGAACACACTCTGCAACTATGATCCTTCAAAAACCTGTTACCAGGAGCAGACCCAAAGTCATGTATCCTGGCTCTGCTCCAAGCCCTTTAAGGTGATCtgtatttacatttccttttataGTACAGATTATAAACTAGTACAGAAAGTGTGCCCCGACTACAACTACCACAGCGACACACCTTACTTCCCTTCTGGATGA